From the genome of Niabella agricola, one region includes:
- a CDS encoding NFACT family protein gives MPNTDTLGKLCLSCQKPIKGRADKKFCDDFCRNQHNNSLKNGPEKLIRNVNAILRKNRKILQEQLKQTETTIAIHRDKLRLAGFQFKYMTNQYQTKKGLTYFFCYDYGYLQLENDWLLVVRKK, from the coding sequence ATGCCAAACACCGACACCTTAGGAAAATTATGCCTTTCCTGCCAAAAACCAATAAAAGGGAGGGCCGATAAAAAGTTCTGTGATGATTTTTGCCGAAATCAACACAATAACTCATTAAAAAACGGCCCCGAGAAACTCATCCGGAATGTTAATGCCATTCTTCGGAAAAACCGGAAAATACTGCAGGAGCAACTGAAACAAACAGAGACAACAATTGCCATACATCGCGACAAGCTTCGATTGGCCGGATTTCAGTTCAAATACATGACCAACCAGTACCAAACGAAAAAAGGGCTCACCTACTTTTTTTGCTACGATTACGGGTATCTGCAGCTGGAAAACGACTGGTTACTGGTCGTCAGAAAAAAGTAA
- a CDS encoding single-stranded DNA-binding protein, giving the protein MHTIKNKVQLIGHLGSAPEIKAIAGGKKMARFSIATNERYKNTKGEKVTETQWHNLVVWGKLADMAAKYLEKGREIAIEGKLVSRQYEDKNGQKRYYTEVQVQELLLLSGGHRGVAE; this is encoded by the coding sequence ATGCACACAATTAAAAACAAAGTTCAACTGATCGGTCATTTAGGCAGTGCCCCGGAAATAAAAGCAATTGCCGGTGGGAAAAAAATGGCCCGTTTTAGTATTGCCACCAATGAGCGTTATAAGAACACCAAGGGTGAAAAAGTAACCGAAACTCAATGGCATAACCTGGTAGTCTGGGGCAAACTTGCCGATATGGCCGCAAAGTACCTGGAAAAAGGCAGGGAGATTGCTATTGAAGGAAAACTGGTCAGCCGCCAGTACGAAGATAAAAATGGCCAGAAGCGTTATTACACCGAGGTACAGGTACAGGAGTTATTGCTCCTGTCCGGCGGTCACCGGGGTGTTGCCGAATAA
- a CDS encoding META domain-containing protein has protein sequence MRKMIFMLVALGTLFFAACNTSKQPKSGNAGGTTAILGQKWKLTELAGKPVPDQINQKEPFLQLQGSDSRFTASGGCNGLGGTFSLQDNNRIRFKPGPSTLMACEHMEIEQGLIKALESADNYTIHGSELSLNKARMAPLARFRAVSAETGGSALNGTWELNYISGSRIAFEGLYPRIRPTIVFNLPQTTANGNSSCNRYNISFTIDDHSIRFKEPASTKMFCEGTGEATFFNTLKTVNRYDIVGNSLHLIMGDIAVMRFERK, from the coding sequence ATGAGAAAAATGATTTTCATGCTCGTAGCGCTTGGCACCCTTTTCTTCGCCGCATGTAATACTTCAAAGCAGCCCAAAAGTGGAAATGCCGGCGGCACAACGGCCATCCTGGGGCAAAAATGGAAACTGACGGAACTGGCGGGTAAGCCGGTACCGGACCAGATCAATCAAAAAGAACCCTTCCTGCAATTACAGGGCAGTGATTCACGATTTACTGCTTCCGGAGGCTGCAACGGCCTTGGTGGAACCTTTAGCCTGCAAGACAATAACCGGATCCGTTTCAAGCCCGGTCCGTCAACTTTAATGGCATGTGAGCATATGGAAATAGAGCAGGGACTGATAAAGGCGTTGGAATCGGCGGATAATTACACGATTCATGGCAGCGAACTTTCGCTCAACAAAGCGCGGATGGCACCACTTGCGCGTTTCCGGGCGGTGTCCGCTGAAACGGGGGGCAGTGCCTTAAATGGCACCTGGGAACTGAACTATATTTCGGGCTCACGGATTGCGTTTGAAGGGTTGTATCCTCGTATACGCCCCACGATTGTTTTTAACCTACCGCAGACTACAGCCAATGGAAACAGCAGTTGTAACCGGTATAATATCTCTTTCACGATAGATGATCATTCGATCCGGTTTAAAGAACCTGCAAGCACAAAAATGTTCTGTGAGGGAACAGGAGAGGCCACCTTCTTTAATACCCTGAAAACAGTGAACAGGTACGATATTGTAGGGAATTCGTTACACCTGATTATGGGCGATATTGCAGTGATGCGGTTCGAACGTAAATAA
- a CDS encoding Hsp20/alpha crystallin family protein, whose amino-acid sequence MFTNQSIGGNTQQHFDPRFNQQRCFFGKKFGGRPFGGGHPWMQKLQEYMNGSKPVNIEETETAFIISLYAAGLQKEYFKISVKESILTIRYTSPDQRENGNYVYQEYQPAAFERSFQLSDKVLTDEIHANYTDGVLKITFRKNPETNKPGQEVNIA is encoded by the coding sequence ATGTTTACAAATCAATCTATAGGCGGCAATACGCAACAGCACTTCGATCCCCGTTTTAATCAGCAGCGGTGCTTCTTTGGCAAAAAGTTTGGAGGCCGCCCGTTTGGTGGCGGACATCCATGGATGCAAAAATTACAGGAATATATGAACGGCTCAAAACCTGTTAACATTGAAGAAACAGAAACCGCCTTTATTATTTCCTTGTATGCGGCCGGTCTTCAAAAGGAATATTTTAAGATTTCAGTAAAGGAATCTATCCTTACCATCCGGTATACGTCCCCCGATCAAAGAGAAAACGGAAACTATGTTTACCAGGAGTATCAGCCGGCCGCCTTTGAGCGCTCCTTCCAGTTGAGCGATAAAGTACTGACAGATGAGATCCACGCGAACTATACCGACGGTGTATTAAAAATTACATTCCGTAAAAACCCGGAAACAAATAAACCCGGGCAGGAGGTTAACATCGCGTAA
- a CDS encoding alpha/beta fold hydrolase: MGVDQMNKPAGQYVSVNGIQMYYEVHGNGKGMPLVLIHGGGSTIPSNWGVLLPLFAEHHTVIAMELQAHGRTGDRNQPESFRQDAADVQALLKLLQVTSANIIGFSDGACTTMEMAIRYPEMVHKIVLISGNYKREGMIPGFFEGLEAATFADMPGPLKTAYLDVNPNPEGLLNMFQKDREKRLAFQDVPEELLKRIKATTLLIVGDQDVITVSHTVEMLSQIPGARLAVLPGNHGSFIGEVLAGTAGSPMPEIAAGIIRDFLGND; the protein is encoded by the coding sequence ATGGGTGTGGATCAAATGAATAAACCTGCCGGGCAGTATGTATCGGTAAACGGGATTCAAATGTATTATGAAGTTCACGGAAATGGAAAGGGTATGCCGCTGGTATTAATACACGGCGGTGGCTCTACCATTCCTTCCAACTGGGGTGTATTGCTTCCGCTATTTGCGGAGCACCATACAGTCATTGCCATGGAACTACAGGCACATGGCCGTACCGGCGACCGCAACCAACCCGAATCGTTCCGGCAGGATGCTGCAGATGTACAGGCGTTGCTAAAGCTCCTGCAAGTGACCAGCGCAAATATCATCGGGTTTAGCGATGGTGCCTGTACCACAATGGAAATGGCAATCCGGTATCCGGAGATGGTTCACAAGATCGTGCTCATTTCCGGTAATTACAAAAGAGAAGGGATGATCCCCGGATTTTTTGAAGGACTGGAGGCCGCCACGTTTGCTGATATGCCCGGGCCGTTAAAAACAGCCTACCTCGATGTAAACCCCAATCCGGAAGGACTATTGAATATGTTTCAAAAAGACCGGGAAAAACGGCTGGCGTTTCAGGATGTTCCGGAAGAACTGCTGAAGCGTATAAAAGCCACCACGCTGCTAATAGTTGGTGATCAGGATGTGATTACTGTATCGCATACGGTTGAAATGCTGAGCCAGATACCTGGAGCCCGGTTGGCAGTACTTCCGGGCAACCACGGATCATTTATCGGGGAAGTGCTTGCAGGAACGGCCGGAAGCCCTATGCCGGAGATTGCCGCAGGTATTATCAGGGATTTCCTAGGCAACGACTGA
- a CDS encoding superoxide dismutase — MTHQLPELPYAYDALEPHIDTATMQIHHTKHHQAYVDNLNKAIAGTEHEQKTLEALVAAAGSISPVVRNNAGGHWNHCFFWNSLSPKGGGIPTGALAAAIDQGFGSFEKFKEQFQTAAISRFGSGWAWLVLTDDGQLVITSTPNQDNPLMDVAEVKGRPIIGVDVWEHAYYLRFQNRRPEYLNAYWQVVNWEAADALFNNR, encoded by the coding sequence ATGACACATCAATTACCCGAGCTGCCGTATGCATACGATGCATTAGAACCTCATATCGATACAGCAACCATGCAGATCCATCACACCAAACATCACCAGGCCTATGTCGACAACCTGAATAAAGCCATTGCCGGTACGGAACATGAACAAAAGACACTGGAAGCGCTTGTCGCCGCAGCCGGCTCCATCAGTCCGGTTGTACGCAACAATGCCGGAGGGCATTGGAATCATTGTTTTTTCTGGAACAGTCTTTCTCCCAAAGGAGGTGGCATACCCACCGGTGCATTGGCGGCAGCCATTGATCAGGGGTTTGGTTCTTTTGAAAAGTTCAAAGAACAATTTCAGACGGCAGCGATTTCGCGCTTTGGTTCCGGATGGGCGTGGCTGGTGCTTACGGATGACGGCCAGTTGGTGATCACCTCTACTCCCAATCAGGACAATCCTTTAATGGATGTAGCCGAGGTAAAAGGCCGGCCGATTATTGGTGTAGATGTGTGGGAGCACGCGTATTATCTTCGATTCCAGAACCGGCGCCCGGAGTACCTGAACGCTTATTGGCAGGTTGTAAACTGGGAAGCCGCGGATGCCTTATTCAATAACCGTTAA
- a CDS encoding 23S rRNA (pseudouridine(1915)-N(3))-methyltransferase RlmH has protein sequence MKIAFWALGKQHEAYVKEGVEAFSSRIGNYFRLEWELIPAPKDAAQLGAPELKKKEAAVILSKIAKEDYLVALEERGRQMSSEGLAAFLQGRANAGTRRIIFLIGGAYGLDETVLRRANTLWSLSQLVFPHQLVRLILAEQVYRACTIMKNEKYHHS, from the coding sequence ATGAAAATAGCTTTTTGGGCGTTGGGAAAGCAGCACGAGGCTTATGTTAAAGAAGGAGTGGAAGCGTTTTCCAGCCGCATCGGCAATTATTTCCGGCTGGAATGGGAGCTGATCCCGGCGCCGAAAGATGCGGCACAGCTCGGTGCTCCGGAGCTGAAAAAAAAGGAAGCAGCGGTAATTCTTTCCAAAATTGCAAAGGAAGATTATCTCGTGGCATTGGAGGAGCGCGGACGCCAGATGAGCTCCGAAGGATTGGCCGCTTTTTTGCAAGGTCGCGCCAATGCCGGTACCCGGCGCATTATTTTTTTGATCGGCGGCGCCTATGGGCTGGATGAAACGGTTTTGAGAAGAGCCAATACGTTATGGAGTTTGTCGCAACTGGTGTTCCCGCATCAGCTGGTGCGTCTCATTCTTGCGGAGCAGGTATACCGTGCCTGTACCATTATGAAAAACGAAAAATATCATCATTCCTGA
- a CDS encoding rhomboid family intramembrane serine protease produces the protein MELTITLIITIITVAVSLWGFSSSKVIDNLIFFGPAISRNRQYYRFITHGLIHADLMHLAFNMIALYSFGIALETYFFPDDRVFGADAPMYFAGLYIGGLVVASLPDYFKHKDDYYFRSLGASGAVSSVIFACIVLFPTLPIRFLFLPVDIPGWIFGGLYLLISAYLDRQGGGRINHGAHLWGAVFGIVFIVLFVSMKGQLNVFENFIHQIRR, from the coding sequence ATGGAACTAACCATTACGCTCATTATCACTATTATTACCGTGGCTGTTTCCCTCTGGGGCTTCAGTAGCTCAAAAGTGATCGACAACCTTATTTTTTTCGGACCTGCCATTTCCCGGAACCGCCAGTACTACCGGTTTATTACGCATGGACTGATTCATGCAGATCTGATGCACCTGGCGTTTAATATGATCGCGTTGTATTCCTTCGGTATTGCACTGGAAACGTATTTTTTCCCTGACGACCGGGTTTTTGGTGCAGATGCACCGATGTATTTTGCCGGCTTGTATATCGGAGGGCTGGTAGTGGCGAGTCTTCCGGACTATTTTAAGCATAAGGATGATTATTACTTCAGAAGTCTCGGTGCTTCGGGTGCCGTTTCTTCGGTGATCTTTGCTTGTATCGTATTATTCCCTACACTTCCCATCCGCTTTTTATTCCTGCCCGTGGACATTCCTGGCTGGATATTCGGCGGGCTATACCTGCTGATCTCGGCCTATCTTGACCGGCAGGGTGGTGGACGCATTAATCATGGCGCGCATTTATGGGGCGCAGTATTTGGCATTGTTTTTATCGTGCTGTTTGTAAGTATGAAGGGGCAGCTGAATGTTTTCGAAAACTTTATCCACCAGATACGGAGGTAG
- a CDS encoding Nramp family divalent metal transporter, with protein MNKHHSDISLSEVHQSVDTTQTNKPKWRRILSFFGPAYLVSVGYMDPGNWATDLAGGSQFGYSLLWVLLMSNLMALLLQSLSARLGIVRHKDLAQANRETYPRGVNFILYLLAEIAIAATDLAEVLGMAIGLQLLTGMPLMYGVLITVLDTFLLMLLQRFGMRKLEAFVIGLIFIIGMSFLVQIIIASPDPREMASGFVPHIQNDAALYIAIGIIGATVMPHNLYLHSALVQTRKFKNTEEGIRKALKYNFWDSAIALNMAFLVNAAILVLAATVFFKTGRTDVAEIRQAYELLPSHLGSNFASKLFAVALIAAGQSSTVTGTLAGQIIMEGYLKLRINPLVRRLLTRLIAIVPAILVIGIYGENEVDQLLIFSQVVLSMQLGFAIIPLIHFVSDRNTMGVFTIKTVTKLFAWIITAVLIYLNGRMVADAITGYFATTASWGWKLLIILASTGILILLAYTIFYPFSKRKLKPSFSPVHPEPAALDLTNGVNIYHIIAIAVDFGKTDSILITQALRQGNTQTKFVLIHVVESVAARFNNKEIKDEESKTDKAYLDGYAKQIRQKGYNVVWELGYGIASREIPRIVMDHKADLLVMGAHGHKGLKDFIYGSTINNVRHRLKVPILIIGSKVKG; from the coding sequence ATGAATAAACATCATTCCGATATTTCATTGAGCGAAGTACATCAGTCGGTAGATACGACTCAAACCAATAAGCCCAAATGGCGGCGGATCCTTTCATTTTTCGGACCGGCATACCTGGTCAGCGTGGGATATATGGATCCCGGCAATTGGGCAACGGATCTCGCTGGTGGCAGCCAGTTTGGATATAGCTTATTGTGGGTATTGCTGATGAGCAACCTGATGGCGCTCCTGCTTCAAAGCCTTTCCGCCCGTTTAGGAATCGTACGGCATAAGGACCTGGCGCAGGCTAACCGCGAGACCTATCCGCGGGGCGTCAATTTTATCCTGTACCTACTGGCGGAAATTGCCATTGCCGCTACCGACCTGGCAGAAGTGCTGGGCATGGCTATCGGGTTGCAATTGCTAACGGGCATGCCGTTGATGTATGGGGTACTGATTACCGTGCTGGATACTTTTTTACTGATGCTGTTGCAGCGGTTCGGCATGCGCAAGCTGGAAGCCTTTGTGATCGGGCTGATCTTTATCATTGGCATGTCATTCCTGGTGCAGATCATTATTGCATCACCCGATCCCCGGGAAATGGCCTCCGGCTTTGTACCCCATATCCAGAATGATGCCGCCTTATATATTGCCATCGGTATCATTGGCGCCACGGTAATGCCGCACAACCTTTACCTGCACTCGGCCCTGGTACAGACCCGGAAATTTAAAAATACTGAAGAAGGCATCCGGAAGGCACTAAAGTATAATTTCTGGGACAGTGCCATTGCACTGAATATGGCATTCCTGGTCAATGCCGCCATCCTGGTGCTGGCTGCTACCGTTTTTTTTAAAACCGGCAGAACCGATGTAGCAGAGATCCGCCAGGCCTACGAGTTATTGCCCAGCCATCTCGGCAGCAACTTTGCCTCCAAGCTTTTTGCTGTGGCATTAATCGCTGCCGGCCAAAGCAGCACGGTAACCGGCACGCTGGCGGGGCAGATCATTATGGAAGGATATTTAAAACTGCGGATCAATCCCTTGGTGCGCCGTTTGCTGACCCGGCTTATTGCTATCGTTCCCGCTATCCTGGTCATTGGCATTTACGGCGAAAACGAAGTAGACCAGCTGCTCATCTTCAGCCAGGTGGTATTGAGCATGCAGCTGGGATTTGCTATCATTCCGCTGATTCATTTTGTAAGCGACCGGAACACCATGGGGGTATTTACCATCAAAACGGTTACGAAATTGTTTGCATGGATCATCACGGCCGTGCTGATCTATTTAAACGGCCGCATGGTCGCCGACGCCATCACCGGTTATTTTGCCACCACTGCTTCCTGGGGCTGGAAGCTGCTGATCATCCTGGCGAGCACCGGAATCCTGATCTTGTTAGCCTATACCATCTTTTATCCTTTCAGCAAAAGAAAGCTTAAACCAAGCTTTTCCCCCGTTCATCCCGAGCCTGCGGCTCTTGATCTTACAAACGGCGTTAACATATATCACATCATCGCCATTGCGGTTGATTTTGGGAAAACTGACAGCATACTCATCACACAGGCTTTACGACAGGGAAACACCCAGACAAAATTCGTACTGATCCACGTGGTTGAAAGCGTGGCGGCACGGTTCAATAACAAGGAAATAAAAGACGAGGAATCAAAAACAGATAAGGCATATTTAGACGGCTATGCCAAACAGATCCGTCAAAAAGGATACAACGTAGTATGGGAACTTGGCTATGGCATTGCATCCCGTGAAATCCCAAGGATCGTTATGGATCATAAAGCCGACCTGCTGGTGATGGGGGCGCATGGACATAAGGGACTGAAAGATTTTATATATGGCAGCACCATCAACAATGTACGGCATCGGTTAAAGGTCCCCATACTTATTATAGGCAGTAAGGTCAAGGGCTAA
- a CDS encoding metal-dependent transcriptional regulator, producing MSSNLSHTEENYIKAIYHLERDGKPVSTNELSELLKTAAASVTDMLKKLKQKKIVHYRAYYGCNLTDGGRKTALMIIRRHRLWEYFLSKKLGFNWDEVHDIAEELEHVGSISLINKLDAFLGFPRIDPHGDPIPDEKGHIAKRSNKLLSEIPLQTPVEVVQIADQSTGILELLDEKNIKIGTLLEVRKRFSYDQSLEIKTGGKQTTQISKELSQNILVKGHE from the coding sequence ATGTCTTCAAATCTTTCGCATACGGAAGAAAATTATATAAAAGCGATTTATCACCTGGAACGGGACGGGAAACCGGTGAGCACCAACGAGCTTTCAGAGCTGCTGAAAACAGCAGCTGCTTCTGTTACGGATATGCTTAAAAAACTAAAACAGAAAAAAATCGTTCACTATAGGGCCTATTATGGCTGTAACCTCACCGATGGAGGCCGGAAAACAGCCCTGATGATCATCCGGCGGCACCGGCTCTGGGAATACTTCCTCTCAAAAAAACTTGGGTTTAATTGGGATGAAGTACACGATATTGCAGAAGAGCTGGAGCACGTAGGCAGCATCAGTCTGATCAACAAGCTCGATGCCTTTTTAGGGTTTCCCCGCATTGACCCCCACGGCGATCCTATCCCGGATGAAAAAGGACATATTGCCAAACGCTCCAATAAGCTGTTATCGGAGATACCGTTGCAGACGCCCGTAGAAGTGGTTCAGATCGCCGATCAATCAACAGGCATACTGGAGCTGCTGGATGAAAAAAATATAAAAATCGGCACCCTGCTTGAAGTCCGGAAACGGTTTTCGTACGACCAGTCGCTGGAAATAAAAACCGGGGGCAAACAAACGACACAGATATCAAAAGAACTATCGCAAAACATTTTAGTAAAGGGCCATGAATAA